In Brassica napus cultivar Da-Ae chromosome C2, Da-Ae, whole genome shotgun sequence, the sequence CGCCAATCacgatgcattgtgataaccaggctgctatacacattgctagcaactcagtcttccatgaaaggaccaaacatatagaggtagattgccacaaagtgagacaagccgtggagcagaagatcatattgccgtgctacacaaggagtgaagatcagctagctgatatcttcaccaaggcagcaagcacTAAGGTATGTGAGTCCATTCATCCaaaattgggactcatagacctATCATGTCAATGATCTCTCcttcatgaagtgttctactcttttttctTGACTTTGGTTTTCTCCCAAAGGGTTTTACCTagttgaggttttaatgagggaatacttcatggcttccaagcttgacttgttccacatggtcaagcttgagggggagtgttgacatgaagcagaattaagcagctagacttgagaattaagcagccaaacttgagaattaagctgctagacttgagaattaagctgccagactttataaggttttataaggctttataagggTTTTATAAGCTCGAttttattgaagagaagaagaagagagaaaaagatattttattatattgtgtactgaggtcacttatttttaaatacttgtacccagatccacaattaaattaaggaaactattctctcattctttctcttacatcttgagatctactttctctctctctatgttcttcatgttcttcattctcCATAAATAAACTCTCAATAATTCTCTCATTCTAACACTGCTGACCTTGGCCTTGACCTTCTCCGAAGGGGCTGCCACTGCCTGGTTGGAATACTGATGAGTCCTGGAAAGTCTCAGCGCATCCACGGACCACTCTCCCCATTAGGCCTTGTCCTGTAATGTaacaaacctaaaaataaagttacatgTATATAGGTCTAATAAAAATTGAAGTATATGTTTGATTGTAATTAAGTTCTACTCCAAAGAAAGAatcaacaatatatatatatatatattatttgatcaaaatttGAAGCCAAATCTAAACCAATGAAACATGTTTAACACGCAAAAACttctaaaaagattttgtaGCTCTTATGTATTACAAGTCTATAACACTTTCTAAGAGGACTGAACCTTATCTCGAGTTTGGATGTCGATGTTAACAGTCTTCAATTATAACAGTTACCAAAAACCACAACTATTTGgtaaaaattagaaaagtacaagaaaacacataccATTAGCAACGAAAGAGAGCTTCGCGGTATTTAAGAAAGAGGGCAAGTATAGACCCTGAGACTCGATTATGTAACGTACGAAAGAGACACCAGAGCAGCGTAGCTGAGGAGCGTGGTGGTCCCACACCTCGATTCGACCAGCCTCGGCCTTAAGTACGTGTGACGGCTCCAGTGCATTGAGCTGGTCTAGTTGGCACTCGTTTGGAAACTGTTGAGCTGTAGAGCCATGGAGAAAGATCAAAACTGTTATCGAAAAATAGAGAAGAGACGAGAATCGAGCCATTTTCTCTTTACTTATTTGCTGTAGTTTTTCTGGTTTTACACTTGTTTTTGGTATAGCTATTTATAGggaaattttttttctgataGATGATTAAAAAGTTTATAGGATAAATTGAATGAGATAAGAATCAGGTatgtagaggatggatttgaccatCCCACAAGGCCCGAGGAATAGGAAGGCTTGGCCCGAATTAGGATAGAACGACGGCTCGATCGGTCGGCTCgagagtcaggtctctcggcttgactcttgagtacttttagtcGATCACCATCGACTGAAATACGTTCGGCTCAGCGGCTACTCGGATGCCTacgggcttctcggcccagcagGGGAGGCCCACCAAGACAGAgtaaattaggtcaaggacGAGGCACCAGGACGCCTATATAAGGAAAAGGAGAGACGACGAGAAAGGGATCGAAAATAATTGGACTAACAcctggcggctagattagggttctcacctttgcttcatctcgccgttagttgtacttttccggtgGCATATCGAGTCACCGGCTTTCTTTCTGTCGcgatcttttctttttcttgtaaccgactgaacgtCCTTTCTTcgaccattaataagacgtctttgcttaaacccacatcttatttattaccgtttctcgatcaaacagttggcgcccaccgtggggccttTAGCAAAGTAACGTCGGAACTATGGTCGTTGGCAATGATAGTTCTTCGTCAGGCGAGGAGCGCGAAGCTCTCGAGGCGACACTGGCTCCAGAGGTGACACCTACGCCTACACCAGTAACTCCACTTCCCCATCCTGCAACCATGGAAACAATCCTGGCACGCCTCACCCTACAAGAAGCAGCGCAAAAGGCGGCAGTCGACCAAATCACGGCGATAGCAAAGATCCTTGCTCCTCTCGCTGCAAACGCCGAAGCTTCGACAGCGCAGTATCGTCGACACCTGTTCGCCACAGAACGAACCACCGACTTGGTACCTACGCGGGATGACGATAACCAAAGCGCCGATAACCACACCAATGCGCACACCGCAAGCGAACTAGCCGCGTTAAAACAGTCGGTCCTCGATATCAATTCTAAGATCCACCAGGTGACGACTTCCGCGCCCCAAATCGAGCATGTACTCGCGGAATCCCTTCGCACACCCTTCACGCAAAAGGTTACCGGCGTGCGGATACAGAAGATGGAGAAACTCCGTCTTCCAACCTTCAAAGGTCTCTCCGACCCTTCTACTCACGTCACGTCTTTCAACATAGCGATGCGACGCGCAAACCTGACCGACGAAGACAAAGACGCCGGTTTTTGCCAACTCttcgtcgaaaccctagaaggcCCGGCCCTTACTTGGTTCACCGGCCTCAGAGAGAACTCCGTCGACTGTTTCCACGACCTCTCAACGGCTTTCCTTAAGAActatatcatgttcaccaaccagGAAGCGACCGTGTCAGATTTGTGGAACCTCACTCACGCCAGCGACCAAAGTCTCCGTGACTTCATGGAGAAATTCAAAGCTATTGTCTCGAAGATCGATATCCCCGACCATATCGCCGTCGAATCTTTGATGAACACATTGCACGTAGACTCCACATTCCGCCAGGATCTTTACCGATACCTGACCAAATCTGTCTCCGACGCCATCGCTCGCTCGCACAACTTTAtccgcatggaagaagacaccaGAGCAAAGTTCGCGAAAGAAGCAGCGGCGAGACAGCGATCCTCCCGAACAAACGACGTCCCGACAGCGCAACCAGATCTGCATGGTAAATCGAACAGCGAGGATAAACAGTCTCTCGTTCCCTCGAAAGTAGATAAAGACCTACGCGTTCTATTGAAGCGAAAAAACGCCGCGAACGTAAACACAGGAACAACCGACCTCCATGCGACCATCTCAAAATGCAGCGCTCGAAGAGTCGGTCAAACTGGTCACCTTCGTGACCAGCTCAATTCAAAGGCCGACGACCTGCGAATCCAACTCAACCGTTCGAAAGAACCGATCTGCGACGACGCCTCTAGTCGAAAAAGAAACAGCCCGCAGAAATTCCCACATTCGAGAACACAACCGATGACTTGAGGAAGCAACTCGAATTAATGCGAGCTACCCGAGCCCCGCACATCAATGTCATAATGGGCGGATCGCCGCCTTGTGGTGACTCGGTTCGAGCCGTTAAAGATTACAAACGTCAAGCAACCACCTCTCAGAAGTGGCCTTCTCCGGTCGAAAATGATCGCCAGATCACTTTTTCGGCACTAGACACCAAGGGTGTCCACATGCCACATAACGATCCCCTCCTCGTCGACCTCGACATCGGCGAATGTCTGGTCGCAAAAGTCCTTATTGATACCGGCAGCTCAGTCGATCTCATATTTCGCGACACACTCGACAGAATGGGAGTTGATTTAAAAGATATGAAGCCTTCCTCTCGCACGCTCACCGGCTTCAACGGAGCCTCGGAGCAAATGATAGGGACAATTCGCCTTCCAGTTTACGCAGGCGGTATAACCCGCACcgtcaagttctccgtcatccGCGCCAAAGCGCCCTACAATGCCATACTCGGAACACCGTGGCTGCA encodes:
- the LOC111203151 gene encoding uncharacterized protein LOC111203151, with translation MVVGNDSSSSGEEREALEATLAPEVTPTPTPVTPLPHPATMETILARLTLQEAAQKAAVDQITAIAKILAPLAANAEASTAQYRRHLFATERTTDLVPTRDDDNQSADNHTNAHTASELAALKQSVLDINSKIHQVTTSAPQIEHVLAESLRTPFTQKVTGVRIQKMEKLRLPTFKGLSDPSTHVTSFNIAMRRANLTDEDKDAGFCQLFVETLEGPALTWFTGLRENSVDCFHDLSTAFLKNYIMFTNQEATVSDLWNLTHASDQSLRDFMEKFKAIVSKIDIPDHIAVESLMNTLHVDSTFRQDLYRYLTKSVSDAIARSHNFIRMEEDTRAKFAKEAAARQRSSRTNDVPTAQPDLHGKSNSEDKQSLVPSKVDKDLRVLLKRKNAANVNTGTTDLHATISKCSARRVGQTGHLRDQLNSKADDLRIQLNRSKEPICDDASSRKRNSPQKFPHSRTQPMT
- the LOC111203152 gene encoding uncharacterized protein LOC111203152 — translated: MGGSPPCGDSVRAVKDYKRQATTSQKWPSPVENDRQITFSALDTKGVHMPHNDPLLVDLDIGECLVAKVLIDTGSSVDLIFRDTLDRMGVDLKDMKPSSRTLTGFNGASEQMIGTIRLPVYAGGITRTVKFSVIRAKAPYNAILGTPWLHSMKAIPSTYHQCIKFPGKDGKTQTIRGDQQAARELLIATVKMQQQASLVNSVSKPLNKIYPQKEEVREVVLDESDPTKTIRVGVYLSDDVCSQIISFIKDNASTFAWKTSDMKGIDPAVTSHELHVDPTFKPIRQKRRKLGPE